The Bacteroidia bacterium genomic interval TGAGGATATTACTTTCCGAAGTTTGAATACAGATCCTGATTGGGAATACTTCTGGGACTTCCAGTATGTTGATCCTGGTAACTTCGTTATGCTGGATGATACAGCGACAACGGTTTATCCTGATTCAGGCACCTTTGATGTTGCCCTGGTAATCAATGATAATGGATGTAGGGATACCCTGGTGCAGGAAGACCTGGTATTTGTTTCTCCACCTAAGGCTCAATTTGCCTTGAGCGATTCTGTGGTATGTACCGTTCCTTCGACGATTCAAATTGCTGACTCTTCTATTGGGCCGGCAGATATCTATACCTGGTTCCTGAATGGAGCATTATATTCCAATCTTCAGGATCCTCCGCCTCTTACTGTTACAACCCCTGGTGCTTATGTATTGACTCAGGCGATCGAAAACAGTCTGACGGGTTGTACAGATACCTTTAGCGCGGTGATCTTTGCTGGTGATCCTGTTGCGGACTTTACCCTGGATGTAAATGATGGTTGTCGGCCACTTACCGTCACGCCTACTCCCAATGTCCAGAATGTCAATGGTCTGCTTTGGTTTTTTGACTATGACACTGGAGGAGGGGTTGTACCTGGATCTGCCCCCCAATTTACGTATGCAGATACAGGGCTTTATTCAGTGGCATTGATAGTAACAGATGCCTTTGGCTGTGCGGATACCATGATTCGAACGGATGATGTTACGGTATATGGAACCTATCCGGTTATAGACATAGATCCTGGTTTGGGATGCCCTCCCTTGGATGTTGACTTTACAGAAAACACGGCAGTTTTCTCCCTCAGCACGCCTACCCTTTACACCTGGGATTTTGGAGATGGAAATACTTCCAATCAGCAAAATCCTACGCACACCTATGTGAATAGAGGATTGTTTGATATAACCCTGGCAGTTACAGAAGATCATGGATGTGTAGATTCGGTAACTATACCGGGAGGAGTCGTAGTGACACAACCTATTCCTGACTTTTCAGTTGTTGATTCCAGTACTTGTGCAGGGGCCATGGTACAATTTACCAACACAACAGGAGGAGTAAATCCTACCTATGTTTGGGATTTTGGAGATGGCAATACCAGCACAGATCCTGATCCTACACATGTGTATGCTGATACGGGTTTTTATGATGTTACCCTTACTGCTACTGACCAGAATGGTTGTAGCGCAACAATTACCCGTACAAATGCAGTTTATATAGAATCATTTGCTGCTGATTTTACCGCTGTTGATACACTGGCTTTCTGTCCAATTTTGACCACCCAGTTTACAGATGCATCTTCTGGCAATGTGAATGGATGGCGCTGGACATTTGGAGATGGCTTTGGTTTCAGTACCCTGCAAAATCCTCAGCATGTGTATTTCCTAGCAGGAGATTTTGATGTCACCCTGATAGCGACCCATGAAGACGGCTGTCAGGATACCACAACAAAAAATAATTTTATTCAAATTGGCGGACCTCTCGCTCAATTTAGTATTGACAAAACAGAAGTTTGTTTGGGAGATACGGTTGAGATTACCGTGATCACCCAGGGAGCTATAGGTATTGTGCCGGTATCCTGGCAGGATGGAGGTGCTGACTTTATTAATAACCTTCCTGGTGGATTTGACACTACGGTTGTCTCACACGTTTACCTGAATTCCGGTGTTTTCTATCCTACTGTCTCCGTTATTGACGGAACCTGTCAGGTCGATCTTCCGGCTCAGGACAGTGTCATTGTACATGCGCCTCCTACAGCTGCGTTATCACCTGTTGATACCCTGGGTTGTGCTCCTTTGAATATCAACTATACCGACCTTTCGACAGAAGGAGATACGGCAATTGCAAGCTGGCAATGGTCTTTCGGGAATGGAGATAGCTCGACTTTGCAAAATCCGCCCTATACCTATCTGGTTAATGGGAACTATGATGTAGATTTAGTTGTTACTGACTTCTTTGGTTGTGTAGATTCTGTAAGTACAACCACCTCAGTACTACCAGGAGTCATTGCAGATTTCACTACACCTGATACTTTGGGTTGTGCGCCTGCAGCGGTTACCTTTACGGACCTATCTACCTTTGGACCTCCTACTTCCTACGTATGGGCATTTGGAGACGGAGATACGCTTTTCGGCAATCCTAATCCTACCCATATTTACCAAAATGATGGAGTATATGATGTAACCTTGATTGTTTCGGATGGATTGGGCTGTGAAGATACCCTGACCAAACCCGCTTACATCCGTTTGCAGCACCCCGATGCAGTAGTTTATTCAGATATTAGCCAGGGATGTAATCCACTGACGGTTACTTTCTTCGCAGATAGTTCCTCCTCTACTTTTCCGATTACCCAGTATGAATGGTGTCTGGTTGAAATCAATACAGGGCAGATAGTTTGTGCAACAACTCCTGCTGGCAGAGATAGTTTGGAGATTCCGTTTTCTGAACCTGGAAACTATATCATGACCGTTGCGATCACAGATTCACTGGGATGTGCAGATACCTCTGCAGCCGTAACGATTGATGTGGATACTCGAATCGTTCCACAACCCGTTGTACTGGAGAATGTCACAGTTGTAGACGATAATACCGTAGATATTACCTGGCTTCCCTATGCAGGAAATGATTTCGTGGCTTATGAAGTTCATAGGATAAATGGTCCGCTTGCAGGGCCTATTGCGACCATTACCGATCAGAATACAACTAACTTCACAGAAACGAATCCGCTCCTGGATGTACGGAACGGTTCTTTCTGCTATAAGATACTTGTACAAAATACCTGTCTGGAATTCTCGGATATAGATGCGACACAGGAACATTGTACCGTTGATCTGGAGACGACTCCTCTCGTAGATGCGATTCAATTGGACTGGTCTTCCTATGTAGGATACATAGTTGGACAATATGAGATTTATAGGGCGATCAATTATGATCCGAATACCCTGGTGTTGGTCGATGTGGTAGCAGGAAATACCTTGACCTATACGGATACTGCACAATTCTGTAGAGATTCTGTGACCTACAGAGTACTTGCGATTGGATTTGGTAATACTAATCAAAGAAGTTTCTCCGACCTGAGTGAAGAGGCTCCTATTCATCCACAACCTACCGAGTCCAGTGATATCATTACTGCTACGGTAGTAGACGATGATTATATAGATATAAGTTGGAATACCTATCTGGGGACACAACCGGGAGATTATGTTTTCCAGCGTTCTACCGATGGGACCAATTACACGACAATAGATACCCTCCCATTTGGTACCACTACCTATCAGGATACCAGCGTTCTGGTCGATGAACAATCCTATTATTATCGAATATTCAATATCGATCAATGTGGGGATCTCTCGGCAGACGGATTATTTGGACGAAGTATTTTACTGGGAGTAAGCTTTGCTGCTAATGGTACAACACCCGTTCTTAATTGGAATAATTATCAGAACTGGGCTGGAGGTGTACTCAACTATGAGATTCAGATTTTTAATACTGTGAATGGTGTTTTTGAAACGGTAGGTATAGTTCCTGGAAACCAAACTACCTTCGAAGACGATCTGTCTGATTTGAATCAGGCAGAATATTGCTACCGAATTGTAGCCTATGAAAGTGGAGGTAATGGAGCAACATCAACTTCCAATGAGGATTGTGTAATTTTTGCTCCTAAAGTTTACGTGCCTAGTGCCTTTACCCCGAACAATGATGGGAACAATGATGTTTTCAGAGCCTTTGTTCCGAATTTGGGGAATGGTGAAATGCTTATCTATGACAGATGGGGGGAACTTCTCTATCGTACCCTTGATCCAAATAATGAAGGATGGGATGGTACCTTCAAAGGCCAAGCGGTTCAGGAAGGAGTATATGTCTTCCTGATTTCCGGGCAAGGTGTTGATGGAACCGACTTTAGAAGATCTGGGACTGTTACCTTATTCAGATAAGTTATCTAAGATAAAAATAAAAGGCCCCGATGATATTTTTCATCGGGGCCTCTTGCTTATAGAGTAATTTTTTGATGAAGCTAATATTAGAAAATCCTTTTCAGCAATTGCCTCCTTTGGGTAGATAGATGTGTAAATCTCAGCGAATGAAATGATGGCTTCTCTTTCAGATTCTAAGGAAATAACGAACCTTAGAATGTAAGGCTAGCTTGACAAATCTGTGAACCATGAGTAAACGGTCTTTCCGCTTGCGAAACTGATTGAGGTCAAACTGGAGGGAGTGTTTTCTCTCAGGATTTGATTGGGAGATACTCCCTTAGTGCTAAGTTTGGGTGAATTTGCCGACGGTGCTATGCATATAGCAAGAAGCAGAGGGACCAACAAGCTTGATGCCTCTGCTTCTTAATTCCTATAGTTAATTATGTTCTGCCTTTTTAGCTTTGACAGCTAAATCAGGTCTTTCTTTTCTTCTTTCTGGCTGCGGGGAAAAGTATATTATTGAGGATCAAACGATATCCTGGAGAACTAGGATGCAAAGAAAGATCGGTGGGATCTTCTCCAACAAAATGTTTATAGTCTTCCGGATCATGTCCTCCATAATAGGTCCACATGCCTTTACCCAAATTTCCATGAATATAACGGGCCTCATTATACGCTTTCAACTCTCC includes:
- a CDS encoding PKD domain-containing protein, which gives rise to MQLKQLVLALVLFAFLLPENAHAQLTADFSANNTRGCSPFSLVAQFQNLSTGNPSSYLWRFGDAANTTSTLATPTFVYQDPGCYDVTLVVTDAGGAQDSITRSCFIEILPAPVVDFTVSQTEGCVPLDICFTDNSTSAGGAIVDWEWTLSDGQPGVGANPCFNFTAAPDTIGVILRVTDANGCSSTQIFQDVIELAEPPVLDFDVDVNSSCNPPLTVNFLNNTQLNGGVNPTYTWNFPGGTTNTGASTATGQTPPPVTYNADGQYDAQLIVSTSNGCADTLIRNAIVGIGGVTASFTNSATIICLGDTITFESTSMGGVSDLAWNFGETAGVNSTDQIVQYVYSTPGTYTVTLQANNPVCGDTIIQVDLITVNQSPTASFTVDRMEDCQPGIPFNFTDGSSPDVTTWTWDFGDGNTSNQQNPNHTYTAFGTYVVCLTVENGLSCPDVFCDTLTVAPPNVNFQRSISEGCAPLTVDFTDISTSIDPIVSWEWDFGSATNAVPPTSTDQNPAGVQFTATGNYTVQLIITTVNGCTDTLNFVNAIMAGDAPIVDFTVDKDTICINEDITFRSLNTDPDWEYFWDFQYVDPGNFVMLDDTATTVYPDSGTFDVALVINDNGCRDTLVQEDLVFVSPPKAQFALSDSVVCTVPSTIQIADSSIGPADIYTWFLNGALYSNLQDPPPLTVTTPGAYVLTQAIENSLTGCTDTFSAVIFAGDPVADFTLDVNDGCRPLTVTPTPNVQNVNGLLWFFDYDTGGGVVPGSAPQFTYADTGLYSVALIVTDAFGCADTMIRTDDVTVYGTYPVIDIDPGLGCPPLDVDFTENTAVFSLSTPTLYTWDFGDGNTSNQQNPTHTYVNRGLFDITLAVTEDHGCVDSVTIPGGVVVTQPIPDFSVVDSSTCAGAMVQFTNTTGGVNPTYVWDFGDGNTSTDPDPTHVYADTGFYDVTLTATDQNGCSATITRTNAVYIESFAADFTAVDTLAFCPILTTQFTDASSGNVNGWRWTFGDGFGFSTLQNPQHVYFLAGDFDVTLIATHEDGCQDTTTKNNFIQIGGPLAQFSIDKTEVCLGDTVEITVITQGAIGIVPVSWQDGGADFINNLPGGFDTTVVSHVYLNSGVFYPTVSVIDGTCQVDLPAQDSVIVHAPPTAALSPVDTLGCAPLNINYTDLSTEGDTAIASWQWSFGNGDSSTLQNPPYTYLVNGNYDVDLVVTDFFGCVDSVSTTTSVLPGVIADFTTPDTLGCAPAAVTFTDLSTFGPPTSYVWAFGDGDTLFGNPNPTHIYQNDGVYDVTLIVSDGLGCEDTLTKPAYIRLQHPDAVVYSDISQGCNPLTVTFFADSSSSTFPITQYEWCLVEINTGQIVCATTPAGRDSLEIPFSEPGNYIMTVAITDSLGCADTSAAVTIDVDTRIVPQPVVLENVTVVDDNTVDITWLPYAGNDFVAYEVHRINGPLAGPIATITDQNTTNFTETNPLLDVRNGSFCYKILVQNTCLEFSDIDATQEHCTVDLETTPLVDAIQLDWSSYVGYIVGQYEIYRAINYDPNTLVLVDVVAGNTLTYTDTAQFCRDSVTYRVLAIGFGNTNQRSFSDLSEEAPIHPQPTESSDIITATVVDDDYIDISWNTYLGTQPGDYVFQRSTDGTNYTTIDTLPFGTTTYQDTSVLVDEQSYYYRIFNIDQCGDLSADGLFGRSILLGVSFAANGTTPVLNWNNYQNWAGGVLNYEIQIFNTVNGVFETVGIVPGNQTTFEDDLSDLNQAEYCYRIVAYESGGNGATSTSNEDCVIFAPKVYVPSAFTPNNDGNNDVFRAFVPNLGNGEMLIYDRWGELLYRTLDPNNEGWDGTFKGQAVQEGVYVFLISGQGVDGTDFRRSGTVTLFR